Below is a genomic region from Thermochromatium tepidum ATCC 43061.
CGCCGTAGGAATCTCTGACCTTCAAGCCGGGGAGGATGTCAAGGAGCGGTTCTAGACTAGAGGGTATAGGTCGGGCGTTCAGAGACCAAGGCGCCGGCCAGATATTCCTCGATCTTGCGCCGAGTGGCGCCCTTGTCTTGATCGTTGAATTGGACCCCAATCCCGACGGTGCGGTTGCCCTCGGCTCCGGCGGGGGTGATCCAGACCACGCGCCCGGCGACTGGGATGCGATCGGGCTCGTCCATCAGCTGGAGCAGCAGAAAGAGCTCGTCGCCGAGCTGATAGCTCTTGTTGGTGGGGATGAAGAGTCCGCCATTCTTGATGAAGGGCATGTAAGAGGCATAGAGGTTGCCCTTGTCCTTGATGGCGATGCTCAGGATACGTTGTTGGCCGCCGAGTCCGCCTGCTGGATTGGGTGTGCTCATCTACTCGATCCTCCGGACCTCCCAAGGAGTACTGAATAACTCCCTCTCCCTCGGGGAGAGGGTTGGGGTGAGGAAAATAGGCACATGATTTGATGACCACCTCAGCCTGCCCTCTCCGCTTGCAGGGAGAGGGGATTGAATCAGCGTTTCCCTAATGATGCCGACTGGTGATCCGCGCCCAATCAATGGCGAGGGATTCCAGCAGCAACTGTTGATTGAGATTGCGCTCGCCCAGGGCGCGTGCCTCCAGGATCCGCTTGAGGAAGCGATGCCCCGCCGCCAGGTCGAGCCCTTGCGCCAGCGCCAAGAGTTCGTCTCGTCGATCGGGATGATCGAGCCGGGGCGGTGTGGCGCAGACGCCCA
It encodes:
- a CDS encoding PilZ domain-containing protein; the encoded protein is MSTPNPAGGLGGQQRILSIAIKDKGNLYASYMPFIKNGGLFIPTNKSYQLGDELFLLLQLMDEPDRIPVAGRVVWITPAGAEGNRTVGIGVQFNDQDKGATRRKIEEYLAGALVSERPTYTL